Proteins found in one Ptychodera flava strain L36383 chromosome 16, AS_Pfla_20210202, whole genome shotgun sequence genomic segment:
- the LOC139114048 gene encoding large ribosomal subunit protein uL18-like translates to MGFVKVIKNKAYFKRYQVKFRRRREGKTDYYARKRLVVQDKNKYNTPKYRMIVRFTNKDIICQIAYARIEGDIIICAAYAHELPRYGVKVGLTNYAAAYCTGLLLARRILTKFNLAEIYQGVEEATGEEYYVESEDGKPGAFRCFLDVGLARTTTGAKVFGALKGAVDGGLDIPHSSKRFPGFDPEGGELDVEVHRKHIFGGHVSNYMKELQDDDEEAYKKQFSQYIKLGIGPDDLEEVYKKAHAAIREDPTQKDKPTRSEMKVKRWNRKKMSLAQRKDSVRQKKASYLRALEKD, encoded by the exons ATG GGGTTTGTCAAAGTGATCAAGAACAAGGCCTACTTTAAGAGGTACCAAGTGAAGTTCCGTCGTAGGAGGGAAGGAAAAACTGATTACTATGCTCGCAAACGTCTTGTAGTCCAGGATAAAAACAAGTACAACACCCCCAAGTATCGTATGATTGTACGATTCACAAACAAGGATATTATATGCCAG ATAGCCTATGCCAGAATTGAGGGAGATATCATCATATGTGCTGCCTATGCACATGAGCTCCCTCGATATGGCGTGAAGGTCGGGCTGACAAATTACGCTGCTGCCTACTGTACCGGTCTGTTGCTGGCACGTAGG ATTCTCACAAAATTCAATCTTGCTGAGATATACCAAGGAGTTGAAGAAGCCACAGGAGAAGAATATTATGTTGAGAGTGAAGATGGTAAACCAGGTGCCTTCCGATGTTTCCTGGATGTAGGTTTGGCACGTACCACGACTGGTGCTAAAGTGTTCGGAGCACTCAAGGGAGCTGTTGATGGTGGGCTGGATATCCCACACAG TTCCAAGCGCTTCCCTGGCTTTGACCCAGAGGGTGGAGAACTCGACGTGGAGGTGCACCGAAAACACATCTTTGGTGGCCACGTGAGCAACTACATGAAGGAGCTGCAAGATGACGATGAGGAAGCATACAAAAAACAGTTTTCACAGTATATCAAATTGGGTATTGGGCCAGATGAT TTAGAAGAGGTATACAAAAAAGCACATGCAGCTATCCGGGAAGACCCGACACAAAAGGACAAACCAACACGTTCAGAGATGAAAGTTAAGAG ATGGAACCGCAAGAAGATGTCCCTTGCACAACGTAAAGACAGCGTCAGACAGAAAAAGGCATCGTACCTACGGGCTTTGGAGAAGGACTAA